From one Culex quinquefasciatus strain JHB chromosome 3, VPISU_Cqui_1.0_pri_paternal, whole genome shotgun sequence genomic stretch:
- the LOC6034070 gene encoding probable peroxisomal acyl-coenzyme A oxidase 1, whose translation MPSGSAVNKDLLDERSKCTFDKNEFTLWWVGGKEKLDAKRDREHFCMNQPEFRDSVPLHFASHQEVYEETVRKATAIFSKTRELLKKQGYDANNFVNFMEIMLGDGFIREVNPLRIHFSMFIPSIKAHGSAEQQDRWLQKAVNCEIIGSYAQTELGHGTFLRGLETTATFDEETDEIVINSPRLSSYKWWPGALGHTVNHCIVMAKLYSKGRYHGVNPFMVQIRDEETHMPLSGLEIGEIGHKVGFNGVNNGFLGFKNFRIPRSNMLMKNAKLLRDGTYQKPISSVLNYGTMVFVRVIITRNMAQLLAKAATIAVRYSCVRRQSVIDPNKPEVQVIDHQTQQVKLLPQIAKAIALKLTADNLWEMYEATQVDLETGNTGRLPELHAMACCLKAVSSADTAAGVEVCRLSCGGHGYLTSANFLSMYGLATAAVTYEGENTVLYLQTARYLVKVWNQALKGQQLMPTVRYLEQHATKPVKRFAWSDSTPVIIAAFQAVTANRLRLANEHIQQRVKAGRTPQEATNEAGLELVRLAEIHCRGFILQSAYAAIEQACQTASQPLGEVLREICRLVVYDEALRITGDLLRFTTMSDPDLVELQRKYEASLGAIRPNAVSIVDAFDYPDFILGSTLGAYDGNVYERLFEDAMKSPLNQEPVNRTFELYLKPFMRGKL comes from the exons AACACTTCTGCATGAACCAGCCGGAATTCCGCGACAGCGTCCCGCTTCACTTTGCCTCCCACCAGGAGGTGTACGAAGAAACGGTCCGCAAGGCCACGGCCATCTTCTCCAAAACgcgagaattgctcaagaaGCAGGGCTACGACGCGAACAACTTTGT CAACTTCATGGAGATCATGTTAGGGGATGGCTTCATCCGCGAGGTCAACCCGCTGCGGATTCACTTTAGCATGTTCATACCGTCGATCAAGGCCCATGGGAGTGCGGAACAGCAGGACCGGTGGCTCCAGAAGGCGGTCAACTGTGAGATTATTGGGTCTTATGCGCAGACGGAGCTGGGCCATGGGACGTTTCTGCGGGGGCTCGAAACTACGGCCACGTTCGATGAGGAGACGGACGAGATTGTGATTAATAGTCCCAGGTTGAGCTCGTACAAGTGGTGGCCGGGGGCGT TGGGTCACACGGTCAACCACTGCATCGTTATGGCAAAGCTGTACTCGAAAGGTCGATATCATGGTGTAAATCCCTTTATGGTGCAGATTCGGGACGAAGAAACGCACATGCCCTTGTCGGGGCTTGAAATTGGCGAGATTGGACACAAAGTTGGCTTCAATGGAGTCAACAACGGGTTTTTGGGATTTAAAAACTTTCGAATCCCACGAAGTAACATGTTGATGAAGAATGCGAAGCTACTGCGGGATGGTACTTACCAGAAGCCGATTTCATCCGTGTTGAATTACGGAACGATGGTTTTTGTACGGGTTATCATCACTCGTAACATGGCCCAGCTTTTGGCGAAAGCGGCTACCATTGCCGTTCGATATTCCTGCGTTCGTCGCCAGAGTGTGATTGATCCGAACAAGCCGGAGGTTCAAGTTATTGATCACCAAACTCAGCAGGTCAAGCTGCTGCCTCAGATCGCCAAAGCTATTGCCCTGAAGCTGACTGCGGACAACCTGTGGGAGATGTACGAAGCGACTCAGGTAGATTTGGAGACGGGTAATACGGGCCGGCTGCCGGAGTTGCACGCCATGGCATGTTGCTTGAAGGCGGTTTCTTCTGCGGATACCGCGGCTGGGGTTGAGGTCTGTCGACTATCTTGCGGTGGCCACGGGTATTTGACTAGTGcgaattttttgagcatgtacGGGTTGGCAACAGCTGCGGTTACGTACGAGGGTGAAAATACCGTTTTGTACTTGCAGACTGCCAG ATACCTCGTCAAAGTCTGGAACCAGGCCCTGAAGGGTCAACAGCTGATGCCAACGGTTCGCTACTTGGAACAGCACGCCACGAAGCCCGTCAAACGCTTCGCCTGGAGTGACTCAACCCCAGTGATCATCGCAGCGTTCCAAGCGGTTACCGCCAACCGACTTCGTCTAGCCAACGAGCACATTCAGCAGCGCGTTAAGGCCGGTCGTACGCCGCAAGAAGCCACCAACGAAGCCGGGCTGGAGTTGGTGCGTCTCGCGGAGATTCACTGCCGTGGGTTTATCTTGCAGTCCGCGTATGCAGCTATTGAACAGGCTTGCCAGACTGCTTCGCAGCCACTGGGCGAAGTTCTGCGCGAAATTTGTCGGCTTGTGGTGTACGACGAAGCTCTGCGGATCACCGGCGATCTGTTGAGG TTCACGACCATGTCGGACCCGGATCTGGTCGAGCTGCAGCGCAAGTACGAAGCGTCGCTCGGGGCCATCCGCCCGAATGCGGTGTCCATCGTGGACGCGTTCGACTATCCGGACTTTATCCTCGGCTCGACGCTGGGCGCGTACGACGGGAACGTGTACGAGCGGCTGTTCGAGGACGCGATGAAGAGTCCGCTGAACCAGGAGCCGGTCAACAGGACGTTCGAGCTGTACCTGAAGCCGTTCATGAGGGGCAAGTTGTAG